One window of Curtobacterium sp. 458 genomic DNA carries:
- a CDS encoding MFS transporter has product MSALLTSSVPTVATGSRARRFAALAVLMLPVLLISVDNTVLSFALPSISRALDPDATTQLWIVDAYPLVLAGLLVVMGSIGDRIGRRRILVVGATGFALLSVAAAFATDAWMLVAARIAMGVFGAMLMPATLSIIRNVFTDAGERRMALAVWSTMFAAGNALGPLVGGVLLAHFPWGSVFLVAVPILVLMLVGVPFFVPESRDPAPGPVDVPSMLLSLGALGPVAWAIKSVVHPEERGLAIAMLAVGVVCGIAFVRRQLRSRTPMLDLTLFRSTAFTGSVLMNLAAMFSLTGFLFFIAQHLQLVAGLDPFTSGVVLIPGSVLTIVAGLVVVPIVARVAPRWVVAVALLFSAAAYAMVAVLGHHATVVALGFAFVLLGIGIGASETVTNDLIISTAPADKAGAASALSETAYEIGAVLGTAVLGTILATAYRAHVAVPDGLSSTAHTAAQETLGGAVSAAADLGGSAGEALLASARAAFDSGVTITGSVAAVLMVVAASGAVVMLRRR; this is encoded by the coding sequence GTGTCCGCTCTGCTCACCAGCTCGGTCCCCACCGTCGCCACCGGCAGCCGCGCCCGACGGTTCGCCGCGCTCGCCGTGCTGATGCTCCCCGTGCTGCTCATCTCGGTCGACAACACCGTGCTGAGCTTCGCCCTCCCGTCGATCAGCCGCGCCCTCGACCCCGACGCCACGACCCAGCTGTGGATCGTCGACGCCTACCCGCTCGTCCTCGCCGGCCTCCTCGTCGTGATGGGGAGCATCGGCGACCGGATCGGACGACGCCGCATCCTGGTCGTCGGTGCCACCGGCTTCGCGCTGCTGTCCGTCGCGGCCGCCTTCGCCACCGACGCCTGGATGCTCGTCGCCGCCCGGATCGCGATGGGCGTCTTCGGTGCGATGCTCATGCCGGCGACGCTCTCGATCATCCGCAACGTCTTCACGGACGCGGGGGAGCGGCGGATGGCGCTCGCCGTCTGGTCGACGATGTTCGCTGCCGGCAACGCGCTCGGACCGCTCGTCGGCGGGGTGCTCCTCGCGCACTTCCCCTGGGGCAGCGTGTTCCTCGTCGCCGTGCCGATCCTCGTGCTCATGCTCGTCGGCGTGCCGTTCTTCGTCCCGGAGTCACGCGACCCCGCGCCCGGGCCGGTCGACGTGCCGAGCATGCTGCTGTCCCTCGGCGCGCTCGGCCCCGTCGCCTGGGCGATCAAGTCGGTCGTGCACCCGGAGGAGCGGGGGCTCGCGATCGCGATGCTCGCGGTCGGCGTCGTGTGCGGCATCGCCTTCGTCCGCCGGCAGCTGCGCTCCCGCACGCCCATGCTCGACCTGACGCTGTTCCGCAGCACGGCGTTCACCGGCAGCGTGCTCATGAACCTCGCGGCGATGTTCTCGCTCACCGGGTTCCTGTTCTTCATCGCGCAGCACCTGCAGCTCGTGGCCGGGCTCGACCCGTTCACCTCGGGCGTCGTGCTCATCCCCGGCTCCGTGCTGACGATCGTCGCCGGCCTCGTCGTCGTGCCGATCGTCGCCCGTGTCGCGCCGCGCTGGGTCGTCGCCGTGGCGCTGCTGTTCTCCGCGGCCGCGTACGCGATGGTCGCGGTCCTGGGGCACCACGCCACGGTGGTCGCCCTCGGGTTCGCCTTCGTGCTGCTCGGCATCGGGATCGGCGCGTCGGAGACGGTGACGAACGACCTCATCATCTCCACCGCTCCCGCCGACAAGGCCGGTGCGGCGTCCGCGCTCTCGGAGACGGCGTACGAGATCGGGGCCGTGCTCGGGACGGCCGTGCTCGGCACGATCCTGGCGACCGCCTACCGTGCCCACGTGGCGGTGCCCGACGGGCTGTCCTCCACCGCGCACACCGCAGCGCAGGAGACCCTCGGCGGAGCGGTCTCGGCGGCTGCTGACCTCGGCGGCTCGGCCGGCGAGGCGTTGCTCGCCTCGGCCCGGGCGGCGTTCGACTCCGGCGTGACGATCACCGGTTCGGTGGCCGCGGTGCTCATGGTCGTCGCCGCGTCGGGTGCCGTGGTGATGCTGCGCCGTCGGTAG
- a CDS encoding flavin reductase family protein, which produces MTGTTTTTMSDAPANLAEAYKSAFRGHPAGVAVITAEGPDGPTGLTASSVASVAIDPPVLVFSLSTNSGSAGVVLGAPIFVVHLVDSLGVALAKRFASTGSPAADDPIWGTLPSGDRYLPGAATALRCRPLSTTPIGSSTVVVAEVLDIVLGLEHGEPLVYHNREFHSLTDRSRLS; this is translated from the coding sequence ATGACAGGAACGACCACGACCACGATGTCCGACGCGCCCGCGAACCTCGCCGAGGCCTACAAGTCCGCCTTCCGGGGCCATCCCGCCGGCGTCGCCGTCATCACCGCTGAGGGCCCCGACGGCCCGACCGGGCTCACGGCGTCGAGCGTCGCGAGCGTGGCGATCGACCCGCCGGTCCTCGTCTTCTCGCTGTCGACGAACTCCGGGTCCGCCGGCGTCGTCCTCGGCGCCCCGATCTTCGTCGTGCACCTCGTCGACTCGCTCGGCGTCGCGCTGGCGAAGCGGTTCGCGAGCACCGGGAGCCCGGCCGCGGACGACCCGATCTGGGGCACGCTGCCCTCGGGGGACCGCTACCTGCCGGGTGCCGCGACCGCGCTCCGGTGCCGGCCGCTCTCGACGACACCGATCGGCTCGTCGACCGTCGTCGTGGCCGAGGTCCTCGACATCGTCCTCGGCCTCGAGCACGGCGAGCCGCTCGTCTACCACAACCGGGAATTCCACTCCCTCACCGACCGTTCCCGGCTCTCGTGA
- a CDS encoding superoxide dismutase, giving the protein MAEYTLPELPYDYAALEPHISGKIMQLHHDKHHQTYVTGANTALEQLAEARESGNLANVNKLEKDLAFNLGGHVNHSIFWTNLGPDTKVPEGELAAAIDEFFGSFEKFQAQFTAVATGIQGSGWSVLAWDQVGQKLTTFQLFDQQANVPLGVVPIFMLDMWEHAFYLDYLNVKADYVKAVWNIVDWENVAARFANAKSQSFVTL; this is encoded by the coding sequence ATGGCTGAGTACACCCTGCCGGAGCTGCCGTACGACTACGCGGCGCTCGAGCCGCACATCAGCGGCAAGATCATGCAGCTGCACCACGACAAGCACCACCAGACCTACGTGACGGGCGCCAACACCGCGCTCGAGCAGCTCGCCGAGGCACGCGAGTCGGGCAACCTGGCGAACGTGAACAAGCTCGAGAAGGACCTCGCGTTCAACCTCGGTGGCCACGTCAACCACTCGATCTTCTGGACCAACCTCGGCCCCGACACGAAGGTCCCGGAGGGCGAGCTCGCCGCGGCGATCGACGAGTTCTTCGGCTCGTTCGAGAAGTTCCAGGCGCAGTTCACCGCCGTCGCGACCGGCATCCAGGGTTCCGGCTGGTCGGTGCTCGCGTGGGACCAGGTCGGGCAGAAGCTCACCACGTTCCAGCTCTTCGACCAGCAGGCCAACGTGCCGCTGGGCGTCGTGCCGATCTTCATGCTCGACATGTGGGAGCACGCCTTCTACCTCGACTACCTCAACGTCAAGGCGGACTACGTCAAGGCCGTGTGGAACATCGTCGACTGGGAGAACGTGGCCGCGCGCTTCGCGAACGCGAAGTCGCAGAGCTTCGTCACGCTCTGA
- a CDS encoding TetR/AcrR family transcriptional regulator, which produces MPRKPDPTLKPAIIEKVTEHLHDTKLEAVSVRSLGRVLGTSAYPIVYHFGSREALIDAVVEHLDRDLADLRLVPDAGPAALRHWLIAVFGGLEHRDRFLAARLTFELGAVETLDGRERERLVHHGHLAAVAEWCRAHGYATPDAEQAASEAVCAARGAQWAALVDPDGTDVDGALRAIADRLASGAQVPVA; this is translated from the coding sequence GTGCCCAGGAAGCCCGATCCCACGCTCAAGCCCGCGATCATCGAGAAGGTCACCGAGCACCTGCACGACACCAAGCTCGAGGCGGTCTCTGTCCGGAGCCTCGGCCGGGTCCTCGGGACGAGCGCGTACCCGATCGTGTACCACTTCGGTTCGCGGGAGGCGCTGATCGACGCCGTCGTCGAGCACCTCGACCGAGACCTCGCCGACCTCCGCCTCGTGCCCGACGCGGGCCCCGCCGCGCTGCGCCACTGGCTGATCGCGGTGTTCGGCGGGCTCGAGCACCGCGATCGGTTCCTCGCCGCACGGCTCACGTTCGAGCTCGGCGCGGTCGAGACCCTCGACGGGCGGGAGCGCGAGCGTCTCGTGCACCACGGTCACCTCGCCGCCGTCGCCGAGTGGTGCAGGGCACACGGCTACGCGACTCCCGATGCCGAACAGGCAGCGAGTGAGGCGGTCTGCGCCGCACGGGGAGCGCAGTGGGCAGCGCTCGTCGACCCGGACGGCACCGACGTCGACGGCGCGCTCCGCGCGATCGCCGACCGGCTCGCTTCCGGAGCGCAGGTGCCCGTCGCCTAG
- a CDS encoding PfkB family carbohydrate kinase → MSTSHEHAVPPRTPVPGRAQPADRGRRRGAGKRFLVVGDVLDGILVHTTADAMGLHDPAATIRHRAVGAGGNTATWLGWLGAEVDLVARVGVDDVHRHERGLEDAGVRPHIRYDARASTGTEVSVRNRNGRTAMSDPAATGLLSAADVPPDLVARADIVHLTGAGMLSGGGVDRLAELVACARSGPARVSLDPSSPSVVRALGAPAFLEALAGVDVLFPGREETLALTGAADLREGVRRLTEHVPLVVVTVGADGAVVGRPGRSPQRVAATPATVVDTLGAGDAFAAGFLRAWATDPVRIGSAAREGGRVAARALGFVGGRPPV, encoded by the coding sequence ATGTCCACGTCCCACGAGCACGCTGTGCCGCCACGAACGCCCGTACCAGGGCGGGCGCAGCCTGCTGACCGAGGACGGCGTCGGGGCGCCGGGAAGCGCTTCCTGGTCGTCGGCGACGTCCTCGACGGCATCCTCGTGCACACCACCGCTGACGCCATGGGCCTGCACGACCCGGCCGCCACCATCCGCCACCGCGCGGTCGGCGCCGGGGGGAACACCGCGACGTGGTTGGGGTGGCTCGGTGCCGAGGTCGACCTGGTGGCCCGGGTGGGCGTCGACGACGTGCACCGACACGAACGAGGACTCGAGGACGCCGGAGTCCGTCCGCACATCCGCTACGACGCTCGTGCGAGCACCGGGACCGAGGTCTCCGTGCGGAACCGGAACGGGCGCACGGCGATGTCCGACCCGGCGGCCACGGGCCTCCTGTCAGCGGCCGACGTGCCGCCCGACCTGGTCGCCCGCGCGGACATCGTGCACCTGACCGGCGCGGGCATGCTGTCCGGCGGCGGGGTGGACCGGCTCGCGGAACTCGTGGCGTGCGCCCGCTCGGGACCGGCCCGGGTGTCGCTCGACCCGTCGTCGCCGTCGGTCGTCCGGGCGCTCGGTGCCCCGGCGTTCCTCGAAGCCCTCGCCGGGGTCGACGTGCTGTTCCCCGGACGCGAGGAGACCCTGGCGCTCACGGGAGCCGCCGATCTCCGTGAGGGTGTCCGGCGGCTCACCGAACACGTCCCGCTGGTGGTCGTGACCGTCGGAGCGGACGGCGCCGTCGTGGGGCGGCCGGGGCGGAGTCCGCAGCGGGTGGCGGCCACGCCGGCGACGGTCGTCGACACGCTCGGGGCGGGGGACGCCTTCGCCGCCGGGTTCCTCCGCGCCTGGGCGACCGACCCGGTCCGGATCGGGTCGGCCGCGCGCGAGGGCGGACGGGTCGCTGCACGGGCGCTCGGCTTCGTCGGCGGTCGTCCGCCGGTCTGA
- a CDS encoding serine hydrolase domain-containing protein — protein sequence MTTAEVIARVDAVFGDRVARGLAPSSVWGVFDPSGLVASGGHGDRGDGTAPDASTVYRIASCTKSVTAATLLTLVADGRLDLDAPVTDFVPAFRAVELPTTDSPVPTVRMLLTMSAGFPTDDPWADRQESISDDELDAVLTDGLLFDSVPGTGFAYSNLGYALLGRVVAVVSDEPYTATATDRVLRPLGLHDTVFSAEDSNGFVVTGVRPYAGTWEPLPLTGPGAFSSIGGLYSTVSDLARWGGHLASAFADRPEPGPVAPADRRLMQQAMRVVPPVVVPGSTRATAYGFGLFVEQDDRHGPIASHSGGYPGFSAHMRWSTRHGIGVVAFENATQAKVSQAATEALDLLLDARERERETGRSARGPVAAEVAVLPQTREAQRRVSTLLADWDDALADRILSPNVALDEPYERRRRHLAEAAAAVGADLTAAPAEERSVAPTHLRWWLPGAGGRLRVEIRLAPLAAGLVQTMTVTAEPNEA from the coding sequence GTGACCACGGCGGAGGTCATCGCCCGGGTCGACGCCGTCTTCGGAGACCGCGTCGCACGGGGCCTGGCCCCGAGCTCGGTCTGGGGCGTCTTCGACCCGAGCGGACTCGTGGCGTCGGGCGGCCACGGCGACCGCGGTGACGGCACCGCGCCCGATGCCTCGACGGTCTACCGGATCGCCTCGTGCACGAAGAGCGTGACGGCGGCGACCCTGCTCACCCTCGTCGCCGACGGCCGGCTCGACCTCGACGCCCCGGTCACCGACTTCGTCCCGGCGTTCCGCGCGGTCGAGCTCCCGACGACGGACTCCCCCGTGCCCACCGTCCGGATGCTGCTGACGATGTCCGCCGGGTTCCCGACGGATGACCCCTGGGCAGACCGTCAGGAGTCCATCAGCGACGACGAGCTGGACGCAGTGCTGACCGACGGGCTGCTGTTCGACAGCGTCCCCGGCACCGGGTTCGCCTACTCGAACCTCGGGTACGCCCTGCTCGGTCGGGTCGTCGCGGTCGTGTCCGACGAGCCCTACACCGCGACGGCGACGGACCGGGTGCTCCGCCCGCTCGGCCTGCACGACACGGTGTTCTCCGCCGAGGACTCGAACGGCTTCGTCGTGACCGGGGTCCGGCCGTACGCCGGTACCTGGGAGCCGCTGCCGCTGACCGGCCCCGGCGCCTTCTCCTCCATCGGCGGCCTCTACTCGACGGTCTCGGACCTGGCTCGGTGGGGCGGTCACCTGGCCTCGGCGTTCGCGGACCGGCCCGAACCCGGGCCCGTGGCACCGGCCGATCGACGGCTCATGCAGCAGGCGATGCGGGTCGTCCCGCCCGTCGTCGTCCCGGGCTCGACCCGTGCGACGGCGTACGGGTTCGGGCTGTTCGTCGAGCAGGACGACCGTCACGGTCCGATCGCCTCGCACTCCGGCGGGTACCCGGGCTTCTCCGCCCACATGCGTTGGTCCACCCGGCACGGCATCGGCGTCGTCGCCTTCGAGAACGCGACGCAGGCCAAGGTATCCCAGGCCGCCACCGAGGCCCTCGACCTCTTGCTCGACGCACGCGAGCGCGAGCGCGAGACCGGGCGGTCTGCACGAGGTCCGGTCGCGGCCGAGGTCGCGGTGCTCCCGCAGACCCGGGAGGCGCAGCGCCGCGTCTCCACCCTGCTCGCCGACTGGGACGACGCCCTCGCCGATCGGATCCTCTCGCCGAACGTCGCGCTCGACGAGCCCTACGAGCGCCGGCGTCGACACCTGGCCGAGGCCGCCGCTGCCGTCGGCGCCGACCTCACGGCGGCACCGGCCGAGGAGCGCTCGGTCGCGCCGACGCACCTGCGGTGGTGGCTCCCCGGCGCGGGTGGTCGACTCCGGGTCGAGATCCGACTCGCGCCGCTCGCCGCCGGCCTCGTGCAGACCATGACGGTGACGGCCGAGCCCAACGAGGCCTGA
- a CDS encoding deoxyribodipyrimidine photo-lyase: MTGAIVWLRDDLRLADNPALRAGIDHGGTLTVVYVLDDESPGVRSIGAAARWWLHHSLTALDDALRERGSRLVLRRGAAAAVIDTLVADTGADAVFWNRRYGHAEREIDAGIKSTLHDHGVEAHSFAANLLWEPWTVTTGQGEPYKVFTPFWRAAQAMPEPRHPLPKPRDLPAAADVTGDDLDDWALLPTKPDWAAGLRDAWTPGELGAHRRLEHFVEHALEDYDQRDEPSMDATSGLSPHLRWGEISPYQVWHRLHGQMEPSQRQQAPAFLRQLAWREFNWNEYFHCEDIATVNVRREFDGFPWRDASDAELDAWRTGTTGFDLVDAGMRELWHTGAMHNRVRLAAGSFLVKNLLVDWRVGEQWFWDTLVDADAANNPGNWQWVAGSGFDAAPYFRVFNPERQLERFDPHREYVRRWVPADEDRPEPMVDLKETRQRALGAYDRMRRS, from the coding sequence GTGACCGGCGCGATCGTCTGGCTCCGCGACGACCTCCGGCTCGCGGACAACCCGGCGCTCCGGGCCGGCATCGACCACGGCGGGACGCTGACGGTCGTGTACGTCCTCGACGACGAGTCCCCCGGCGTCCGGTCGATCGGCGCTGCGGCGCGGTGGTGGCTCCACCACTCACTGACCGCCCTCGACGACGCACTGCGTGAGCGCGGTTCCCGACTGGTGCTCCGGCGCGGAGCCGCAGCCGCGGTCATCGACACCCTCGTCGCGGACACCGGGGCGGACGCGGTGTTCTGGAACCGCCGCTACGGTCACGCCGAACGCGAGATCGACGCCGGCATCAAGTCGACCCTCCACGACCACGGCGTCGAGGCGCACAGCTTCGCCGCGAACCTGCTCTGGGAGCCGTGGACGGTCACGACCGGCCAGGGCGAGCCGTACAAGGTCTTCACGCCGTTCTGGCGCGCGGCCCAGGCGATGCCCGAGCCCCGCCACCCGCTCCCGAAGCCGCGCGACCTCCCGGCTGCGGCGGACGTCACGGGCGACGACCTCGACGACTGGGCGCTCCTGCCGACGAAGCCGGACTGGGCCGCCGGACTCCGCGACGCCTGGACCCCGGGCGAGCTCGGTGCGCACCGTCGCCTCGAGCACTTCGTGGAGCACGCCCTCGAGGACTACGACCAGCGTGACGAGCCGTCGATGGACGCCACGAGCGGCCTCTCCCCGCACCTGCGCTGGGGCGAGATCAGCCCGTACCAGGTGTGGCACCGCCTGCACGGACAGATGGAGCCGTCGCAGCGGCAGCAGGCGCCGGCGTTCCTCCGGCAGCTCGCGTGGCGTGAGTTCAACTGGAACGAGTACTTCCACTGCGAGGACATCGCGACGGTCAACGTCCGCCGCGAGTTCGACGGCTTCCCGTGGCGCGACGCCTCGGACGCCGAGCTCGACGCGTGGCGGACCGGGACGACCGGCTTCGACCTCGTCGACGCGGGCATGCGGGAGCTCTGGCACACCGGCGCGATGCACAACCGCGTCCGGCTGGCCGCGGGCAGCTTCCTCGTGAAGAACCTCCTGGTCGACTGGCGCGTCGGCGAGCAGTGGTTCTGGGACACCCTCGTCGACGCGGACGCCGCGAACAACCCGGGCAACTGGCAGTGGGTGGCGGGGTCGGGCTTCGACGCGGCACCGTACTTCCGCGTGTTCAACCCGGAGCGCCAGCTCGAGCGCTTCGACCCGCACCGCGAGTACGTCCGGCGGTGGGTGCCCGCGGACGAGGACCGACCCGAGCCGATGGTCGACCTCAAGGAGACCCGGCAGCGCGCGCTCGGCGCCTACGACCGGATGCGTCGATCGTGA
- a CDS encoding MarR family winged helix-turn-helix transcriptional regulator, giving the protein MSDKATAVTAWEALFRAQVQVMRNLNAEFPGGEISFNEYDVCFNLSTQPGRRSRMRDLTGHLLLTQPSVSRLVDRLASRGIVEKQPDPTDARGVYVALTPHGFDVYRAVAVQHAASIAAQLGAGLTDVELRTLTELCTKVRRAAGTGIPARRSAPDTASV; this is encoded by the coding sequence GTGAGCGACAAGGCCACTGCGGTCACGGCGTGGGAGGCCCTCTTCCGCGCCCAGGTACAGGTGATGCGGAACCTCAACGCGGAGTTCCCCGGCGGCGAGATCTCGTTCAACGAGTACGACGTCTGCTTCAACCTCTCCACCCAGCCGGGTCGACGGTCGCGGATGCGTGACCTGACCGGCCACCTCCTCCTCACCCAGCCGAGCGTGAGCCGCCTCGTCGACCGCCTCGCCTCGCGCGGCATCGTGGAGAAGCAGCCCGACCCCACCGATGCACGCGGCGTCTACGTCGCCCTCACCCCGCACGGGTTCGACGTCTACCGCGCGGTCGCGGTCCAGCACGCCGCGAGCATCGCCGCGCAGCTCGGCGCCGGACTCACCGACGTCGAGCTCCGCACCCTCACCGAGCTCTGCACGAAGGTGCGCCGCGCGGCAGGGACCGGCATCCCCGCACGACGCTCCGCTCCCGACACGGCCTCCGTGTGA
- a CDS encoding winged helix-turn-helix domain-containing protein: protein MSLTIAQPRTPLRTSAPAPTDLGTVTPLRPRRHPVTPQASPVPTSPVVAPQRNRALPEGTEARGFALYVGIDEAKAAAAGTTLAAVVEQLKALTAQLVPTSETYAAVAVAAEGSGGRDVDVVRLALQDRSAVAARKQAEKPEPEETGVVIDISRKRVTLDGEPAPLTYKEFELLQFLVLREGRTVDRSAIIDGLWSDGEDETPNERTIDVHVRRLRSKLGVFEEIVRTVRGVGYRFDRHADVAVRYASTPSPDLF, encoded by the coding sequence ATGTCGCTCACCATCGCCCAGCCCCGCACCCCGCTCCGCACCTCGGCACCCGCACCGACCGACCTCGGCACGGTGACGCCGCTGCGTCCCCGTCGCCACCCGGTGACACCGCAGGCGAGCCCGGTGCCCACGAGCCCGGTCGTCGCCCCGCAGCGCAACCGCGCACTGCCCGAGGGCACCGAGGCCCGCGGCTTCGCCCTCTACGTCGGGATCGACGAGGCGAAGGCGGCAGCGGCCGGCACGACGCTCGCGGCCGTGGTCGAGCAGCTCAAGGCCCTGACGGCGCAGCTCGTGCCGACGTCGGAGACCTACGCCGCGGTCGCCGTAGCCGCCGAGGGCTCCGGTGGGCGTGACGTCGACGTCGTCCGGCTCGCCCTGCAGGACCGCTCCGCCGTCGCCGCGCGGAAGCAGGCCGAGAAGCCCGAGCCCGAGGAGACCGGCGTCGTGATCGACATCTCCCGGAAGCGCGTCACGCTCGACGGCGAGCCGGCACCGCTGACCTACAAGGAGTTCGAGCTGCTGCAGTTCCTCGTGCTCCGCGAGGGCCGGACCGTCGACCGCTCGGCGATCATCGACGGGCTGTGGTCCGACGGCGAGGACGAGACGCCGAACGAGCGCACCATCGACGTGCACGTCCGCCGGCTGCGGTCGAAGCTCGGCGTGTTCGAGGAGATCGTGCGGACCGTCCGGGGCGTCGGCTACCGCTTCGACCGCCACGCCGACGTCGCGGTCCGCTACGCGTCGACGCCGTCGCCCGACCTGTTCTGA
- the upp gene encoding uracil phosphoribosyltransferase, with the protein MRVHVADHPLITHKLSVLRDRTTPSPTFRALTEELVTLLAYEATRNVRVTATPIDTPVAHTMGVAIAKPRPLVVPILRAGLGMLEGMVKLVPTAEVGFLGMARNEETLEPQTYAERLPDDLSGRQCFVLDPMLATGGTLAAAIDFLFDRGAEEVTCVCILGAPEGLAAVEQAVGDRNVSIVLGALDEKLDENGYIVPGLGDAGDRLYGLAE; encoded by the coding sequence ATGCGAGTCCACGTCGCCGACCACCCGCTCATCACGCACAAGCTCTCGGTGCTCCGCGACCGGACGACCCCTTCGCCGACGTTCCGCGCCCTGACCGAGGAGCTCGTCACGCTCCTCGCCTACGAGGCCACCCGGAACGTCCGGGTCACCGCCACGCCGATCGACACCCCGGTCGCGCACACCATGGGCGTCGCCATCGCGAAGCCCCGCCCGCTCGTCGTCCCGATCCTCCGCGCCGGGCTCGGCATGCTCGAGGGCATGGTCAAGCTCGTCCCCACGGCCGAGGTCGGCTTCCTCGGCATGGCCCGCAACGAGGAGACCCTCGAGCCGCAGACCTACGCCGAGCGGCTGCCGGACGACCTCTCCGGCCGGCAGTGCTTCGTGCTCGACCCGATGCTCGCGACCGGTGGCACCCTCGCCGCCGCGATCGACTTCCTCTTCGACCGCGGAGCGGAAGAGGTCACGTGCGTGTGCATCCTCGGCGCTCCGGAGGGCCTCGCCGCCGTCGAGCAGGCCGTCGGCGACCGCAACGTCTCGATCGTGCTCGGCGCGCTCGACGAGAAGCTCGACGAGAACGGCTACATCGTGCCGGGCCTCGGCGACGCGGGCGACCGCCTCTACGGTCTGGCCGAGTAG
- a CDS encoding nucleoside deaminase, translating into MEAALAEARACLATGDVPVGAVVVDAAGAVVATGRNEREARQDPTAHAEVLALRAAAAVTGDWHLEDCTLVVTLEPCVMCAGAVLAARVPRVVFGAWDPKAGATGSVYDVARDRRLPHRSEVVGGVLEAPCAALLDDFFGARR; encoded by the coding sequence ATGGAGGCCGCCCTCGCCGAGGCCCGCGCGTGCCTGGCGACCGGGGACGTCCCCGTCGGCGCGGTCGTGGTGGACGCCGCCGGGGCGGTCGTCGCGACCGGGCGCAACGAGCGCGAGGCCCGGCAGGACCCGACCGCGCACGCCGAGGTGCTCGCGCTCCGGGCAGCGGCCGCGGTGACGGGGGACTGGCACCTCGAGGACTGCACGCTCGTGGTCACGCTCGAGCCGTGCGTCATGTGCGCCGGGGCGGTCCTCGCCGCTCGGGTGCCCCGCGTGGTGTTCGGCGCGTGGGACCCGAAGGCCGGCGCGACGGGGAGCGTCTACGACGTCGCGCGTGACCGTCGGTTGCCGCACCGGTCCGAGGTCGTCGGCGGGGTGCTCGAGGCACCGTGCGCGGCCCTGCTGGACGACTTCTTCGGCGCGCGTCGCTGA
- a CDS encoding cation diffusion facilitator family transporter → MSASGGTKAILAALGANVGIAIVKFVAAAISGSASMLAEGVHSLADSANQLLLLLGGRRARRAADEEHPFGYGRERYVYAFVVSIVLFSVGGVFSLYEGIEKLRNPHPLESWWLPLLVLVIAIGLEGFSLRTALREARPNKGSLSWVQYVRRAKAPELPVVMLEDTAALTGLVFALFGVGLTAITGNGVFDAIGTILIAVLLIAVALVLGVETKSLLVGEGATAADVARIKEAVLDGPEVEAIIHIKTLYLGPDELMVGVKVAVDGDRRLGDVAAGIDTVEHRVRQAVPIARVIYVEPDVLRTGPRPPTEAIVLRAAD, encoded by the coding sequence GTGAGCGCTTCCGGAGGCACGAAGGCGATCCTCGCCGCACTCGGTGCGAACGTCGGCATCGCGATCGTGAAGTTCGTCGCGGCGGCGATCAGCGGCTCGGCGTCGATGCTGGCGGAGGGCGTGCACTCCCTCGCCGACTCCGCGAACCAACTCCTGCTGCTGCTCGGCGGCCGCCGTGCCCGACGGGCCGCGGACGAGGAGCACCCGTTCGGCTACGGCCGCGAGCGCTACGTGTACGCGTTCGTCGTGTCGATCGTCCTGTTCTCGGTCGGCGGCGTGTTCTCGCTCTACGAGGGCATCGAGAAGCTGCGGAACCCGCACCCGCTCGAGAGCTGGTGGCTCCCCCTGCTCGTGCTCGTCATCGCGATCGGCCTGGAGGGCTTCTCGCTCCGGACCGCACTCCGCGAGGCACGGCCGAACAAGGGCTCGCTGTCGTGGGTGCAGTACGTGCGACGGGCGAAGGCGCCGGAGCTCCCGGTCGTCATGCTCGAGGACACCGCGGCGCTGACCGGCCTCGTCTTCGCGCTGTTCGGCGTCGGCCTGACCGCGATCACCGGCAACGGGGTGTTCGACGCGATCGGCACGATCCTCATCGCGGTGCTGCTGATCGCCGTCGCGCTGGTGCTCGGCGTCGAGACGAAGAGCCTGCTCGTGGGCGAGGGCGCGACCGCAGCCGACGTCGCACGGATCAAGGAGGCCGTGCTCGACGGCCCCGAGGTCGAGGCGATCATCCACATCAAGACGCTGTACCTCGGCCCGGACGAGCTCATGGTCGGCGTGAAGGTCGCGGTCGACGGCGACCGACGGCTCGGTGACGTCGCGGCGGGCATCGACACCGTCGAGCACCGGGTCCGGCAGGCCGTCCCGATCGCCCGGGTGATCTACGTCGAGCCGGACGTGCTCCGGACCGGGCCGCGCCCACCGACCGAGGCGATCGTCCTCCGCGCCGCCGACTGA